In the genome of Desulfurobacterium pacificum, one region contains:
- a CDS encoding H(2)-dependent methylenetetrahydromethanopterin dehydrogenase-related protein, with protein MKVAVFGFGSLNYYLNKLNVPERLGGEPPYGGSAMALEFAKAGYDTVLADPNLDKVPAEVIKKLEDAGVKLTGDDVDAAEGADVAILFTPFRAGITFKVAETILPHLAENGVICTTCTMSILVLNSYLQNAVLMEGREDVGFSTMHPAAIPGTPQHKHYLIATNELLKRPIVSEEQIERLKKLAEDAGKKTYLLPAELVSPVGDMGIVTTAIAFAGAIEYYRVARDVLKTRRSMTEFQIVQSLQVVASLVAKYGLGGLIKLLNIDAMKDSLKSMVLDENIQKTTLSASEILEKLPEIAPELLKEAETFTPSEPCHPSAPSPMLLNYMEELVGDDVLKGILRETWKKFYSDVSQREES; from the coding sequence ATGAAAGTCGCCGTATTCGGATTCGGAAGCCTTAACTACTATCTTAACAAATTGAACGTCCCCGAAAGGTTGGGAGGAGAACCTCCCTACGGCGGTTCAGCAATGGCGTTAGAATTTGCAAAAGCTGGATACGACACGGTTTTAGCAGACCCTAACCTTGACAAAGTTCCAGCTGAAGTCATTAAAAAGTTAGAAGATGCAGGTGTTAAACTAACCGGTGACGACGTTGACGCAGCAGAAGGTGCAGACGTAGCCATCCTGTTTACACCTTTCAGAGCTGGTATCACGTTCAAAGTAGCCGAGACGATTCTGCCTCATTTAGCAGAAAACGGCGTTATATGCACAACCTGCACAATGTCCATACTGGTACTCAACTCTTACCTTCAGAATGCCGTTTTAATGGAAGGAAGAGAAGACGTTGGCTTCTCAACCATGCACCCTGCTGCAATACCGGGGACACCTCAGCACAAGCACTACTTAATAGCAACGAACGAACTACTCAAAAGACCGATAGTTTCTGAAGAACAGATAGAAAGACTCAAAAAGTTAGCAGAAGATGCCGGCAAGAAAACTTATCTACTGCCAGCTGAATTGGTTTCCCCTGTGGGGGATATGGGAATTGTGACAACTGCAATAGCCTTTGCCGGCGCAATAGAATACTACAGAGTCGCAAGGGATGTTCTCAAAACGAGACGTTCAATGACAGAGTTTCAAATAGTTCAATCTTTGCAGGTAGTTGCCAGCCTTGTAGCAAAATACGGATTAGGCGGCTTAATAAAACTTCTAAATATTGACGCCATGAAGGATTCTCTCAAGTCCATGGTTTTAGACGAAAACATACAGAAGACCACGCTCAGCGCTTCCGAAATATTAGAAAAGCTTCCAGAAATTGCACCGGAACTCTTGAAAGAGGCAGAAACCTTTACACCTTCAGAGCCGTGCCATCCTTCAGCTCCATCACCGATGTTGCTTAACTACATGGAAGAATTGGTTGGCGATGACGTTTTGAAAGGTATATTAAGAGAAACCTGGAAGAAGTTTTATAGTGACGTATCTCAGAGAGAAGAAAGCTAA
- a CDS encoding roadblock/LC7 domain-containing protein, producing the protein MASKKEQLESILSDLADSLGSDLFGALIATPDGQVVVSTVLKSSLNDQKLAAMAAAVVGTSERLAKLVEAGDFHDALVRCSNENILSKKAGRRAILVCVVKSDANIGLLNIEVEDAIERIISVLGS; encoded by the coding sequence ATGGCAAGCAAAAAGGAGCAATTAGAGAGCATTCTTTCCGACCTTGCAGATTCTTTAGGTTCCGACCTGTTTGGCGCTTTAATAGCCACTCCTGACGGTCAGGTTGTAGTTTCCACTGTTCTCAAAAGCTCCCTCAACGACCAGAAGTTAGCAGCTATGGCAGCAGCTGTAGTGGGAACGTCGGAAAGGCTTGCGAAGTTGGTGGAAGCAGGGGATTTTCACGATGCACTGGTAAGGTGTAGCAACGAAAACATTTTATCCAAGAAAGCAGGTAGAAGGGCAATACTGGTGTGCGTTGTAAAATCGGATGCAAACATAGGTCTTCTCAACATTGAAGTAGAAGATGCTATAGAAAGGATTATTTCCGTCTTAGGTTCCTGA
- a CDS encoding radical SAM protein produces MLVEITSTIHVSNYCSLPVKCHFCGFAAGTSPEGYFQNFSRLSEDVKKAAISIEKSGIKRVSLSAGYGNFSLILRALETVKEHTNLKVLINVGGDLDKQKIKTLKSAGADTICCNLETTNRELFQKLKPSDSFEQRLKVCFWIKEEGIELSSGILLGIGETEKDREAHIKLLKEIEAEEIPIMRFQPYRGTPLENKQPPPIPTLINLIKKVKNEINPKRITIPFPTIDYNNLIEVIKAGATNIATVIPENYPFIVKGVAKPEAGILEKILPLLSSANIKTNVKTREADAKL; encoded by the coding sequence ATGCTGGTAGAGATAACCTCTACCATACACGTTAGCAACTACTGTTCTCTGCCGGTGAAGTGTCACTTCTGTGGATTCGCAGCAGGCACTTCGCCGGAAGGTTACTTCCAGAACTTTTCACGACTATCTGAAGATGTAAAAAAAGCCGCCATATCCATTGAAAAAAGTGGAATAAAGAGAGTTAGTCTATCTGCAGGTTATGGGAATTTTTCATTAATTCTCAGAGCTTTAGAAACGGTAAAAGAACACACTAACCTGAAAGTTTTAATCAACGTAGGCGGAGACTTAGATAAACAGAAAATAAAAACGTTAAAGTCGGCCGGCGCAGATACCATCTGCTGCAACTTAGAAACTACAAATAGAGAGCTATTTCAAAAACTAAAGCCATCAGACTCTTTTGAACAACGCTTAAAAGTGTGCTTCTGGATTAAAGAAGAAGGGATAGAACTCTCTTCTGGGATTCTATTAGGTATAGGTGAAACGGAAAAAGACAGAGAAGCACATATAAAGCTCCTGAAAGAAATAGAAGCAGAAGAGATACCTATCATGAGATTCCAGCCTTACAGAGGAACACCTCTTGAGAACAAACAACCTCCTCCTATACCAACGCTAATCAACCTCATTAAAAAAGTAAAAAATGAAATTAACCCTAAACGAATCACTATTCCATTTCCCACTATTGACTACAACAATTTGATAGAAGTCATCAAGGCAGGCGCTACAAATATTGCCACCGTTATCCCTGAAAACTATCCTTTCATAGTGAAAGGAGTGGCAAAACCGGAAGCAGGAATATTAGAAAAAATCCTCCCCCTCCTCTCCTCCGCCAACATCAAAACAAACGTTAAAACGCGAGAAGCCGATGCTAAACTTTAA
- a CDS encoding FeGP cofactor biosynthesis guanylyltransferase HcgB family protein: protein MLNFKNAYLESLTGNRKGDKPEETEKIVELLKKGMLGIATNNYKKFLIAKKVAQSFGIKSVQQITIPTNCFDLTPIPALSKATAGSFISDCDFLLARGRLGAPGSGALTVLIHKSGAIVSAVTSPPSHIHKLPLEQALIANVSALFQRLGMKRTGKGITEKTETIYSNATFLDLIRKIAEKKAKLLKTFKGNSLLIIGGYLWGAFLPKLLKDNFQEIYIYDINHDVLQLCSTISKAKQPETDKFDLIIDLTGYGGVKVEKEKAGKFTAKITVSEEPSADRKLKTEKSPHYLLKLKNRNFNTSGTMTLTVKISRNAADRAEKELPILYAVPQLSFFESLLFEFSSPDSFLNALNNPILSVSAPKGKVKSEDLDEIIEKEVGNLEFILERV from the coding sequence ATGCTAAACTTTAAAAACGCTTACCTTGAATCCCTAACGGGCAACCGAAAAGGTGACAAACCTGAAGAAACAGAAAAAATCGTAGAGCTGCTCAAAAAGGGAATGTTAGGTATAGCAACGAACAACTACAAAAAATTCCTGATAGCCAAAAAAGTCGCTCAAAGCTTTGGAATAAAGAGTGTCCAACAAATAACTATTCCAACAAACTGTTTTGACCTGACTCCCATTCCAGCTCTCTCAAAAGCAACTGCCGGTAGTTTCATTTCAGACTGCGACTTCCTGTTAGCCCGCGGAAGGCTTGGCGCTCCAGGAAGCGGCGCCCTGACAGTCCTGATTCACAAAAGCGGCGCAATAGTTTCAGCCGTAACGTCCCCTCCCTCCCACATTCACAAGCTCCCCTTAGAACAAGCCTTAATAGCCAACGTATCAGCACTTTTCCAGCGGTTAGGAATGAAAAGAACCGGGAAAGGCATAACCGAAAAAACAGAAACAATCTACTCAAACGCTACATTCTTAGACCTGATACGAAAAATAGCAGAAAAAAAAGCAAAACTCTTAAAAACCTTTAAAGGAAATTCACTTTTAATAATCGGCGGCTACCTGTGGGGCGCATTCCTGCCAAAACTGCTCAAAGATAACTTTCAAGAAATCTACATCTACGACATCAACCACGACGTTCTCCAGTTATGCTCTACTATCTCAAAAGCAAAACAGCCTGAAACAGACAAATTTGACCTTATCATAGACCTTACAGGTTACGGCGGCGTAAAAGTGGAAAAAGAAAAAGCAGGCAAATTCACGGCTAAAATCACAGTGAGCGAAGAACCGTCGGCAGACAGAAAACTAAAAACCGAAAAATCCCCCCACTACCTCCTCAAACTCAAAAACCGCAACTTCAACACAAGCGGAACGATGACCCTCACCGTCAAAATCTCAAGAAATGCCGCAGATAGAGCAGAAAAAGAACTCCCCATCCTCTACGCAGTTCCACAGCTTTCCTTCTTTGAATCCCTGCTCTTTGAATTCTCATCTCCAGACTCTTTCCTGAACGCCCTCAACAATCCTATCCTGTCCGTTTCAGCCCCAAAGGGCAAAGTAAAAAGCGAAGACCTTGACGAAATCATAGAAAAAGAGGTGGGAAACCTTGAGTTTATCCTTGAAAGAGTTTGA
- a CDS encoding Nif3-like dinuclear metal center hexameric protein — protein MSLSLKEFEEIVETLAPKSFIMEGDFYGWLNSPPKKIDSVAVAVDLPSNLIGCSVLILHHKPLTVPEIPTFILHTPLDRCNGGCHEALLNTFGFKTFQYIKDRLGVFTKTHITPEELLKKAKETFKNVPLRYRFFKREIKKVAFFSGCGLNYFPFLKECEKLNVDAVISGDLTHKSCQFLLHNRISFIDVPHPLTEVFGVKKFAEKLSNYVKTTFIPPEVPFDVCVG, from the coding sequence TTGAGTTTATCCTTGAAAGAGTTTGAAGAAATCGTAGAAACGCTCGCACCAAAATCGTTCATAATGGAAGGTGACTTCTATGGCTGGTTGAACTCACCGCCCAAAAAGATAGATTCTGTTGCCGTCGCCGTTGACCTGCCCTCTAATCTTATAGGTTGCTCCGTCCTCATTCTCCATCACAAACCCCTCACCGTTCCCGAAATACCCACATTCATTCTCCACACGCCCCTTGACAGGTGCAACGGCGGATGCCACGAAGCCCTTTTAAACACTTTCGGATTTAAAACCTTCCAATACATCAAAGACAGATTAGGCGTCTTCACAAAAACGCACATAACTCCAGAAGAACTGCTGAAAAAAGCAAAAGAAACCTTTAAAAACGTCCCCTTACGATACCGCTTCTTCAAAAGAGAAATCAAGAAAGTTGCCTTTTTTAGCGGTTGCGGTCTCAACTACTTCCCATTCCTGAAAGAATGCGAAAAACTAAACGTTGATGCCGTAATATCCGGCGACCTGACCCACAAGTCCTGCCAGTTCCTCCTGCACAACAGAATAAGCTTCATAGATGTCCCGCACCCGCTAACGGAAGTTTTCGGCGTAAAAAAGTTTGCAGAAAAGCTGTCAAACTACGTCAAAACAACCTTCATACCACCGGAGGTTCCATTTGACGTTTGCGTCGGCTGA
- a CDS encoding FeGP cofactor biosynthesis protein HcgF family protein translates to MTFASAECFTHCQIGIKIHHLSAPYTPNPLPLKVVFAGFFPTVESAEKLLKIKLPKPQHTIKGIKVYDEKTDLEAAFLLARGVKDIFNAEIAIGSSAGIGRGAVVIIYNEKTYFLRSQVSANLLDSSAEEIKERSQSAAELTVKAIISLVKHKKIPPFLEALNWMK, encoded by the coding sequence TTGACGTTTGCGTCGGCTGAATGCTTTACCCACTGCCAGATAGGAATAAAAATCCACCACCTCTCCGCCCCCTACACTCCCAACCCCTTACCGCTAAAAGTTGTTTTTGCAGGATTTTTCCCCACCGTAGAATCGGCAGAAAAGCTCTTAAAAATCAAACTACCAAAACCCCAACATACAATAAAAGGAATAAAAGTTTACGACGAAAAAACAGACCTTGAAGCAGCGTTTCTACTTGCAAGAGGCGTAAAGGATATTTTCAACGCCGAAATAGCCATCGGCTCATCTGCAGGAATAGGCAGAGGCGCCGTAGTCATAATCTACAACGAGAAAACCTACTTCCTGCGCTCTCAAGTAAGCGCAAACCTTTTAGACTCAAGTGCCGAAGAGATAAAAGAGCGCAGCCAGTCTGCTGCCGAGCTTACGGTAAAAGCCATAATTTCCCTCGTCAAACACAAAAAAATCCCCCCTTTCCTGGAGGCGCTGAATTGGATGAAGTAA
- a CDS encoding ThiF family adenylyltransferase, protein MDEVKKLEEKLKPFGSLLLLGAGRLGFRVFEKLIQVHRGGFKKITVFDGSRIDGKDAYHLSKGARIGEKKVEFLKRLYPVERNYRIVETFGVNFSKEHFHLIKNHDVIVSTIAGGNTLNLVAAISKEAEKHGIPLITTNGVFGFGDEEVKVEKLQKAGAGPALYLKKLTGAENVFVVGTGKLIKDGLPITSTILENVAEKIAILSLKLLYGRKT, encoded by the coding sequence TTGGATGAAGTAAAAAAGTTAGAAGAAAAGCTCAAACCCTTTGGCTCTCTCCTCCTTTTAGGTGCAGGAAGGCTCGGCTTTAGAGTATTTGAAAAGCTAATTCAGGTTCACAGAGGAGGCTTCAAAAAAATAACCGTCTTTGACGGCAGCAGAATTGACGGAAAAGACGCTTACCACCTATCAAAAGGTGCCAGAATAGGTGAAAAGAAAGTGGAATTTCTAAAAAGGCTCTATCCCGTAGAGCGAAATTACAGAATTGTAGAAACGTTCGGAGTTAACTTCTCAAAAGAACACTTCCATCTAATAAAAAACCACGATGTAATCGTCTCCACAATAGCCGGAGGAAACACACTTAACTTAGTCGCTGCCATTTCAAAGGAGGCAGAAAAACACGGCATCCCCCTAATTACAACAAACGGCGTATTTGGCTTTGGCGATGAAGAGGTAAAAGTAGAAAAACTACAAAAGGCAGGCGCAGGTCCCGCCCTCTACCTAAAAAAGCTAACCGGCGCTGAAAACGTCTTCGTCGTTGGAACGGGAAAACTGATAAAAGACGGACTCCCCATAACTTCAACCATACTTGAAAACGTTGCCGAAAAGATAGCAATACTTTCTCTTAAACTACTTTACGGGAGAAAAACATGA
- the hmdC gene encoding 5,10-methenyltetrahydromethanopterin hydrogenase cofactor biosynthesis protein HmdC — translation MKELIKGAIEGNFESKKSLMEEGRKNPENLLSTLKTLTDEELQRLGTEMKAFPFGCNVIETLVDVVSLKQSIDEIKGAFRLTDRLGFTVHVCSYVVADLAERENKTPLELLKELRQLTDMPMDADHFGASGPMRYPEYISKCPAYCYKEGKGFNGCPRGRIHRRLIEKEKLYENEKEGWAELVQSISVSLMSFQKETSHSASKEETLSVIKFAKERGKGVGAIICVGNGEDELLKGLIACMEYDIDEIVIEGGPYNTAENRPRAFGEAIVAARILSKGKIVASNGQYEDELRFGLRCGLNSVITGFPGNHHAYMSGYYPEEITPDKFGLPKVVEVMNQEIKKSPFPVPSDRKTIEIITASAKFLGFEYLYPSFELCGIPLGDAHWFLTLSSPLGKKVKTNFTLKSVKELITERKVKRLGILGARFLSWGIAHHLSDVVEEVHISDKDLKAEESTFKVLSESLPIKVKRHYGSDASCIESSDLTVLASFIPELKERFRQIEKVILL, via the coding sequence ATGAAAGAGCTGATAAAAGGTGCAATTGAAGGTAACTTTGAAAGCAAAAAGTCCCTCATGGAAGAAGGCAGGAAAAATCCCGAAAACCTCCTCTCCACACTCAAAACTTTAACAGACGAAGAACTCCAGCGTTTAGGAACGGAAATGAAGGCGTTTCCGTTCGGCTGTAACGTGATAGAAACCCTCGTTGATGTCGTGAGCTTGAAGCAAAGCATAGACGAAATAAAAGGCGCCTTCAGACTTACAGACCGTTTAGGCTTCACCGTCCACGTCTGCTCATACGTTGTTGCAGACTTAGCAGAAAGAGAAAACAAAACGCCCCTTGAACTTTTAAAAGAACTAAGGCAGCTAACGGACATGCCGATGGATGCAGACCACTTCGGCGCATCTGGACCTATGCGCTACCCCGAATACATCTCAAAATGCCCCGCCTACTGCTACAAAGAAGGCAAAGGATTTAACGGATGCCCGAGAGGAAGAATTCACAGAAGGCTGATAGAAAAAGAAAAACTCTACGAAAACGAAAAGGAAGGCTGGGCAGAGCTTGTCCAGTCAATAAGCGTCAGCCTAATGTCTTTCCAGAAAGAAACCTCTCATTCGGCTTCTAAGGAAGAAACTCTTTCAGTTATAAAGTTTGCAAAAGAAAGAGGCAAAGGGGTCGGCGCAATCATATGCGTAGGAAACGGCGAAGACGAGCTATTGAAAGGACTAATAGCCTGCATGGAATACGACATAGATGAAATCGTTATAGAGGGAGGACCCTACAACACGGCAGAAAACAGACCGAGAGCCTTTGGAGAAGCAATTGTTGCTGCAAGAATTCTCTCAAAAGGCAAAATTGTAGCCTCAAACGGACAGTATGAAGATGAACTGAGGTTTGGATTAAGGTGCGGACTCAACAGCGTGATAACAGGATTTCCCGGCAACCACCACGCCTACATGTCCGGTTACTATCCCGAAGAGATAACCCCCGACAAGTTCGGTCTTCCAAAAGTTGTAGAGGTAATGAACCAGGAAATCAAAAAATCCCCCTTCCCCGTCCCATCAGACAGAAAAACGATAGAAATCATAACGGCTTCTGCAAAGTTTTTAGGCTTTGAATACCTCTACCCTTCTTTTGAGTTATGCGGCATTCCTTTAGGCGACGCCCACTGGTTTTTAACTCTCTCTTCACCGCTTGGCAAAAAGGTAAAAACGAACTTCACACTCAAATCGGTGAAAGAGCTAATAACAGAAAGGAAAGTAAAAAGGCTGGGGATTTTAGGAGCAAGGTTCTTAAGCTGGGGAATTGCCCACCACCTTTCAGACGTTGTAGAAGAAGTTCACATAAGCGATAAAGACCTAAAAGCTGAAGAATCCACATTTAAAGTGCTTTCAGAAAGCCTGCCGATAAAGGTAAAAAGGCACTACGGAAGCGACGCTTCCTGCATTGAAAGTTCAGACCTTACAGTTTTAGCATCATTCATTCCAGAGCTAAAAGAAAGGTTCCGCCAGATAGAAAAAGTAATTCTTTTATAA
- a CDS encoding mechanosensitive ion channel, whose protein sequence is MEVYGIWKEVIPYAIVAVKAVVIAVIGWVIAALAGAGVRAIFERFEVLKKQKDLPKSAGDLVYYLILLVTAVAVLEVLGLKYVTQPFLDLLNKVGAYLPNLIGAVVIMVAGGFFAKIAKEFVHSLLDTFQIKEIGEKYGIEDLSGAVANFVYLMILLFVAIAALNALQIEAISKPAIAMIGSILNAVPRIIAAIIIFAIIYYVGRFVADVASKIVNELNFDEIAKVVGISSDKLKFDELVRYVIVAFAVLIGLSQAFHYIEAQALYSITYKFTVIAFKLVVASAIVFAGAYFGSIFESRVENREIGKLIKAAFIVAAIFIALPYVGVSGRVIEIVVFSISIGLGLAFALAFGFGGKDVAAEVLKKLFLRERE, encoded by the coding sequence ATGGAGGTTTACGGCATCTGGAAGGAAGTGATACCTTACGCAATTGTTGCGGTTAAAGCCGTTGTAATTGCAGTTATCGGTTGGGTTATTGCTGCTCTTGCAGGTGCGGGCGTTAGGGCAATTTTTGAGCGCTTTGAGGTGTTGAAGAAGCAGAAGGACCTGCCAAAAAGTGCAGGAGACCTGGTTTACTACCTGATTCTTTTAGTAACTGCCGTTGCAGTGTTAGAAGTTTTAGGACTTAAGTATGTGACGCAACCGTTTCTTGACCTTCTGAACAAGGTTGGTGCTTACCTGCCGAACTTGATTGGTGCTGTTGTGATAATGGTGGCGGGGGGATTTTTTGCAAAGATTGCAAAAGAGTTCGTTCACTCGCTCCTTGACACGTTCCAGATTAAAGAGATTGGTGAGAAATACGGCATAGAGGATTTGAGCGGTGCCGTTGCCAACTTTGTTTACCTTATGATTCTTCTGTTCGTTGCCATAGCTGCGCTTAACGCTCTGCAAATAGAAGCTATTTCAAAACCTGCCATTGCCATGATAGGTTCTATTTTAAATGCCGTTCCAAGAATCATAGCTGCGATAATTATCTTTGCAATTATCTACTACGTTGGCAGGTTCGTAGCTGACGTTGCGTCAAAAATCGTTAACGAGCTTAACTTTGACGAGATTGCCAAAGTTGTTGGAATTTCTTCCGATAAGTTAAAGTTTGACGAGCTTGTCAGATACGTGATTGTTGCCTTTGCCGTTTTGATAGGTCTTTCTCAAGCTTTTCACTACATTGAAGCTCAGGCGCTTTACTCAATTACCTACAAGTTCACGGTAATAGCCTTCAAGTTAGTTGTTGCCTCTGCCATCGTTTTTGCAGGTGCTTACTTTGGCTCAATATTTGAAAGCAGAGTGGAAAACAGAGAAATAGGAAAGCTGATAAAGGCTGCGTTTATCGTTGCTGCTATATTTATAGCGCTACCTTACGTTGGAGTTTCCGGCAGAGTTATAGAAATCGTTGTATTCTCTATCTCAATAGGGCTTGGACTTGCATTTGCCCTTGCTTTTGGGTTTGGCGGTAAAGACGTTGCGGCTGAGGTATTGAAAAAGCTATTTTTGAGGGAGAGGGAGTAA